The Amaranthus tricolor cultivar Red isolate AtriRed21 chromosome 6, ASM2621246v1, whole genome shotgun sequence genome has a segment encoding these proteins:
- the LOC130814464 gene encoding uncharacterized protein LOC130814464 yields the protein MLKVHVGRAIGPCLNYLANQAFHDYNLATTTNVTPLLSPLSFSSQQSISGIEGLRKCFRSKQVNGRSKSASFPLDTVTKRWLCQSLDPVSSDDEYNSSTKIAVSLFKRYRNAVDRGGTDNLKEFIKAGVNAYALGCTDESLRKELICMMETGIKIEAMKDYGGSTSLKSKILSKEVDECILWLSIIFITILCTPQPTIVRWSASPPVSEDVLHQWKGFCGIIANAYFLKGMAWLPVKILQLEQMAVAGHAEEPSVVASRMSLIFSTLEVVSPQWPRE from the exons ATGCTAAAAGTGCATGTTGGGAGAGCTATTGGCCCATGCTTAAATTACTTGGCAAACCAAGCATTTCATGATTATAATCTTGCAACGACTACAAATGTCACACCATTACTCAGCCCTCTAAGTTTTTCTAGTCAACAAAGCATTTCCGGTATTGAAGGCCTGCGAAAATGCTTTCGTTCCAAGCAAGTCAATGGGCGATCCAAAAGTGCTTCTTTCCCCCTGGACACTGTCACTAAGAGGTGGCTG TGCCAGTCTCTAGATCCAGTATCCTCAGATGATGaatataattcatcaacaaaaattgCTGTCAGCTTATTTAAACGATACCGAAATGCGGTTGATCGTGGTGGGACTGATAATCTGAAG GAGTTTATTAAAGCTGGAGTAAATGCATATGCATTAGGTTGCACTGATGAAAGTTTGAGGAAAGAGCTAATCTGTATGATGGAAACTGGAATCAAAATAGAAGCAATGAAAGACTATGGGGGAAGCACCAGCCTAAAGTCCAAAATATTATCTAAGGAA GTTGATGAGTGCATTCTATGGCTGAGTATTATATTCATCACCATCTTGTGTACACCACAACCAACAATAGTTAGATGGTCCGCGTCACCTCCTGTTTCTGAAGATGTTTTACACCAATGGAAAGGCTTTTGTGGAATTATTGCGAATGCGTACTTTCTAAAAGGAATGGCGTG GCTACCTGTGAAGATTCTTCAATTAGAGCAGATGGCTGTGGCGGGTCATGCAGAAGAACCTTCTGTTGTCGCGAGTAGAATGAGTTTAATATTCAGTACCCTTGAG GTGGTTAGTCCACAATGGCCGCGGGAGTAG